A genomic region of Nymphaea colorata isolate Beijing-Zhang1983 chromosome 2, ASM883128v2, whole genome shotgun sequence contains the following coding sequences:
- the LOC116248036 gene encoding transcription factor bHLH144, translated as MDWNTNSTHPQYGSGWGFNEFPGVLDGGYDMYSNRDSSSAQRLPRLSPELYEGNQDMAVGHGLEPAACNVAAGEDIICGQQMNPVHAVEFQACSNCPKNFIIFDQTDYRSRMMFHPSLSDRIATLGLHNTCFHENDGESKESSFKEDTRDIDALLSSDEDVDEEEEVSTGRSPWEHQSSTSADTLSTATSRDIAGTAAREQNPISASADADHTQERVQKMIEALREILPCGERMDTADVLDEALRYLKLLKMEVKELGLM; from the coding sequence ATGGACTGGAACACAAATTCCACACATCCTCAATATGGATCTGGGTGGGGCTTTAATGAATTTCCTGGAGTACTGGATGGTGGGTATGATATGTACTCCAACAGAGACTCTTCCTCTGCACAACGCCTCCCAAGGTTATCACCTGAGCTATATGAGGGCAATCAAGACATGGCTGTGGGTCACGGGTTAGAACCTGCAGCTTGCAATGTGGCTGCTGGTGAAGACATAATTTGTGGGCAACAAATGAATCCGGTTCACGCGGTTGAATTTCAGGCTTGCAGCAACTGCCCTAagaatttcattatttttgatCAAACTGATTATAGGAGCAGAATGATGTTCCATCCTTCACTCTCAGATAGAATCGCAACTTTAGGCCTCCACAACACTTGCTTCCACGAGAACGATGGTGAAAGCAAAGAAAGTTCTTTCAAAGAAGACACAAGAGATATTGACGCATTGCTGAGCTCCGATGAAGatgttgatgaagaagaagaggtcaGTACAGGTCGAAGCCCGTGGGAGCACCAAAGCAGCACTTCGGCAGATACATTGTCCACTGCAACTTCAAGAGACATTGCAGGTACTGCTGCACGTGAGCAGAATCCAATCTCTGCAAGTGCTGATGCAGACCACACGCAGGAGAGAGTGCAGAAAATGATAGAAGCACTGAGGGAAATCCTACCCTGCGGCGAGAGAATGGATACTGCGGATGTCCTGGACGAGGCTCTGAGGTAtctgaaattgttgaaaatggaaGTGAAAGAACTCGGGCTGATGTGA